In Panicum virgatum strain AP13 chromosome 4N, P.virgatum_v5, whole genome shotgun sequence, a single window of DNA contains:
- the LOC120669479 gene encoding glutathione S-transferase T2-like, protein MPQDSLWGGPHRVHESRTPPPLPFRSRASSRLRPARSLSRAPPAPARSLSRAPSAPARASSPTLILLPRALISSARQGPLYPPGEFSNMLESNPFANHPNATENLHFVGAGMSRSPVSPQYMSATGTPSLAQQTDHMVDDLDAEENETNNIPDDSRTDKRLNWSVPEDIRLASAWLHNSKDPVDGNERKADVYWTDVTEEYNKTTETSRKRNRDQLKIRWDRSKKPLSDFHGCWANASRC, encoded by the exons ATGCCGCAAGACTCGCTATGGGGAGGACCGCATCGAGTCCATGAATCCCgtacaccgccgccgctccccttccGCTCCCGCGCCAGCTCCCGCCTCCGCCCCGCGCGTTCCCTCTCCCGCGCTCCCCCTGCTCCCGCGCGCTCCCTCTCCCGCGCTCCTTCTGCTCCCGCGCGCGCTTCCTCTCCCACGCTCATCCTGCTCCCGCGCGCGCTCATCTCCAGCGCGCGCCAGGGACC GTTATACCCACCAGGAGAGTTCTCAAATATGCTGGAGTCAAACCCATTTGCTAACCATCCTAATGCAACTGAAAATTTACACTTCGTTGGTGCTGGAATGAGTCGATCTCCAGTTTCGCCGCAATACATGAGTGCTACAGGAACTCCCTCTCTAGCACAACAAACTGATCATATGGTGGATGATTTAGATGCAGAAGAAAATGAAACAAACAACATCCCTGATGATTCTAGAACTGACAAACGTTTGAATTGGTCCGTCCCTGAAGACATACGATTG GCCAGTGCTTGGTTGCATAATTCAAAGGACCCAGTTGATGGAAATGAAAGGAAGGCAGATGTTTATTGGACAGATGTTACTGAAGAATACAACAAGACCACAGAAACTAGCCGTAAGAGGAACCGGGATCAACTAAAAATACGTTGGGATCGTTCTAAAAAACCATTATCTGATTTTCATGGATGCTGGGCAAATGCCAGTAGATGCTAG
- the LOC120668567 gene encoding 2-oxoglutarate-dependent dioxygenase 33-like isoform X1: MASDFKAIPLIDVGPLVEKIDDPNMANDAALLEVVRMLDDACKEAGFFYVKGHGIAESLMKEVRDVTRKFFHLPYEEKLKIKMTPESGYRGYQRIGENVTKGKPDMHEAIDCYTPIRPGKYGDLAKPMEGSNLWPENPSNFEALLENYINLCRDLSRKIMRGIALALGGAIDVFEGETAGDPFWVLRLIGYPVDIPEEQRTDTGCGAHTDYGLLTLVNQDDDICALEVQNCSGEWIYATPIPGTFVCNIGDMLKVWSNGIYQPTLHRVVNNSPRYRVSVAFFYESNFDAAIEPVEFCREKTGGAAKYEKVVYGEHLVKKVLTNFVM, encoded by the exons ATGGCTTCCGACTTCAAGGCGATCCCCCTGATCG ATGTTGGCCCGCTTGTCGAAAAGATCGATGATCCGAATATGGCCAACGACGCGGCTTTGCTGGAGGTTGTGCGGATGCTGGACGACGCTTGTAAGGAGGCCGGATTCTTCTATGTG AAAGGCCACGGTATTGCTGAGTCGCTAATGAAGGAAGTCAGGGATGTGACACGCAAATTCTTTCACCTTCCGTATGAGGAGAAATTAAAGATTAAGATGACACCTGAGAGTGGATATAG AGGGTATCAAAGGATAGGGGAGAATGTTACCAAGGGTAAACCTGATATGCACGAAGCAATTGAT TGCTACACTCCTATTAGACCTGGCAAATATGGAGATCTTGCTAAACCGATGGAGGGATCTAATTTATG GCCAGAAAATCCATCAAACTTTGAAGCACTGCTGGAGAACTATATCAATCTATGCAGAG ATCTTTCAAGAAAGATCATGCGTGGTATAGCCTTGGCATTGGGAGGGGCAATTGATGTGTTTGAAGGAGAAACAGCTGGAGATCCTTTCTGGGTGCTAAGGTTGATTGGTTATCCAGTAGACATTCCAGAAGAGCAGCGCACTGATACTGGATG TGGAGCTCATACAGATTATG GACTTCTGACGCTGGTTAACCAGGATGATGACATATGTGCCCTTGAG GTGCAAAACTGCTCTGGTGAGTGGATATATGCAACTCCAATTCCAGGAACCTTTGTTTGCAACATTGGTGACATGCTGAag GTATGGTCCAATGGAATATATCAGCCCACACTTCACAGAGTTGTCAACAACTCCCCTCGTTACCGCGTATCAGTTGCGTTCTTCTACGAG TCCAACTTTGACGCTGCCATAGAGCCTGTTGAGTTCTGCCGGGAGAAAACCGGCGGTGCTGCCAAGTACGAAAAGGTTGTGTACGGGGAGCATTTGGTAAAGAAAGTGCTGACGAACTTTGTCATGTAA
- the LOC120668567 gene encoding 2-oxoglutarate-dependent dioxygenase 33-like isoform X2 translates to MANDAALLEVVRMLDDACKEAGFFYVKGHGIAESLMKEVRDVTRKFFHLPYEEKLKIKMTPESGYRGYQRIGENVTKGKPDMHEAIDCYTPIRPGKYGDLAKPMEGSNLWPENPSNFEALLENYINLCRDLSRKIMRGIALALGGAIDVFEGETAGDPFWVLRLIGYPVDIPEEQRTDTGCGAHTDYGLLTLVNQDDDICALEVQNCSGEWIYATPIPGTFVCNIGDMLKVWSNGIYQPTLHRVVNNSPRYRVSVAFFYESNFDAAIEPVEFCREKTGGAAKYEKVVYGEHLVKKVLTNFVM, encoded by the exons ATGGCCAACGACGCGGCTTTGCTGGAGGTTGTGCGGATGCTGGACGACGCTTGTAAGGAGGCCGGATTCTTCTATGTG AAAGGCCACGGTATTGCTGAGTCGCTAATGAAGGAAGTCAGGGATGTGACACGCAAATTCTTTCACCTTCCGTATGAGGAGAAATTAAAGATTAAGATGACACCTGAGAGTGGATATAG AGGGTATCAAAGGATAGGGGAGAATGTTACCAAGGGTAAACCTGATATGCACGAAGCAATTGAT TGCTACACTCCTATTAGACCTGGCAAATATGGAGATCTTGCTAAACCGATGGAGGGATCTAATTTATG GCCAGAAAATCCATCAAACTTTGAAGCACTGCTGGAGAACTATATCAATCTATGCAGAG ATCTTTCAAGAAAGATCATGCGTGGTATAGCCTTGGCATTGGGAGGGGCAATTGATGTGTTTGAAGGAGAAACAGCTGGAGATCCTTTCTGGGTGCTAAGGTTGATTGGTTATCCAGTAGACATTCCAGAAGAGCAGCGCACTGATACTGGATG TGGAGCTCATACAGATTATG GACTTCTGACGCTGGTTAACCAGGATGATGACATATGTGCCCTTGAG GTGCAAAACTGCTCTGGTGAGTGGATATATGCAACTCCAATTCCAGGAACCTTTGTTTGCAACATTGGTGACATGCTGAag GTATGGTCCAATGGAATATATCAGCCCACACTTCACAGAGTTGTCAACAACTCCCCTCGTTACCGCGTATCAGTTGCGTTCTTCTACGAG TCCAACTTTGACGCTGCCATAGAGCCTGTTGAGTTCTGCCGGGAGAAAACCGGCGGTGCTGCCAAGTACGAAAAGGTTGTGTACGGGGAGCATTTGGTAAAGAAAGTGCTGACGAACTTTGTCATGTAA
- the LOC120668568 gene encoding probable cadmium/zinc-transporting ATPase HMA1, chloroplastic, with protein MQILTASASISSPAPPSAHLLRLSRPPPFPHLRRRCSPPKPLALTRRPTFPLASRPSLLFTPRAHGGNGHGHHHHHHDHHHHHHGHDHHHHHGHGHHGVDVHGGGGGAVVMRVARAIGWADVADALREHLQVCCISLGLLLIAAACPHVALLNSVGRLPAALIAIAFPLVGVSSALDALVNIADGRINIHVLMALAAFASIFMGNALEGGLLLAMFNLAHIAEEYFTSKSMFDVRELKENHPEFALLLEKSGEESVQFSNLSYTKVPVHDLEVGSHILVRAGEAVPVDGEVYQGSSTVTIEHLTGETKPLERTVGDAIPGGARNLEGMMIVKVTKSWEDSTLNRIVQLTEEGQLIKPKLQRWLDEFGEYYSRVVVVLSLAVALLGPLLFKWPLFGNSVCRGSIYRGLGLMVAASPCALAVAPLAYATAISSLASKGILLKGGHVLDALSACQSIAFDKTGTLTTGKLTCKAIEPIHGHLGVTNGHSDSCCTPNCESEALAVAAAMEKGTTHPIGRAVLDHSVGKELPAVAVESFECLPGRGVAATLSGVKARNNENELSEASIGSVDYISSLYRSNGESEQIKQAVRSSAYGPEFVQAALSVDKKVTLFHFEDEPRSGVCEVISTLREKAKLRIMMLTGDHESSAQRVAKAVCIDEVHFSLKPEEKLNKVKAVSREGGGGLIMVGDGINDAPALAAATVGMVLAQRASATAVAVADVLLLQDNICGVPFCIAKARQTTSLVKQSVALALTCIVFAALPSVLGFLPLWLTVLLHEGGTLLVCLNSIRALNAPTWSLVDDIQQLLDGLRNYFSSKFKSSSSNYVTNTVPL; from the exons ATGCAAATCCTCACCGCCTCCGCCTCGatctcctcgccggcgccgccgtccgcgcacCTGCTCCGCCTCTCGCGGCCCCCGCCCTTcccgcacctccgccgccgctgctccccgcCCAAACCCCTCGCCCTCACCCGCCGGCCGACGTTCCCCCTTGCCTCGCGCCCGTCCCTGCTCTTCACCCCCCGCGCGCACGGCGGTAACGGCCACGgccaccatcaccatcatcatgaccaccaccatcaccaccacGGCCatgaccaccaccaccaccacggccacggccaccacGGGGTCGACGTGCACGGGGGAGGCGGGGGTGCGGTGGTCATGCGGGTGGCGCGGGCGATCGGGTGGGCCGACGTCGCCGACGCGCTGCGGGAGCACCTCCAGGTCTGCTGCATctccctcggcctcctcctcatcgccgccgcctgcccgcaCGTCGCGCTGCTCAACTCCGTTGGGCGCCTGCCGGCCGCGCTCATCGCCATCGCCTTCCCTCTCGTCGGG GTGTCTTCAGCGCTTGATGCTCTTGTAAATATTGCTGACGGAAGAATAAATATTCATGTTCTAATGGCTCTTGCTGCATTTGCTTCTATATTTATGGGAAACGCATTGGAGGGTGGCCTGCTTCTTGCAATGTTTAACTTGGCTCATATCG CTGAAGAATATTTTACAAGTAAGTCAATGTTTGATGTGAGGGAACTGAAGGAAAACCATCCTGAATTTGCCCTGTTATTAGAAAAAAGTGGCGAAGAATCTGTACAGTTTTCGAATTTAAGTTACACCAAAGTTCCTGTGCATGATCTTGAAGTGGGTTCTCATATCTTGGTCAGAGCTGGCGAG GCTGTGCCTGTTGATGGAGAAGTTTACCAAGGTTCATCAACTGTCACAATTGAACACCTAACTGGTGAAACAAAACCTCTAGAAAGGACAGTGGGAGATGCCATACCAGGCGGTGCCAGGAACTTGGAAGGAATGATGATTGTAAAG GTGACCAAGTCATGGGAGGATTCAACACTCAACAGAATTGTACAGTTGACTGAAGAGGGCCAGCTAATCAAGCCAAAGTTGCAAAGATGGCTTGATGAGTTTGGAGAGTACTATAGCAGAGTTGTGGTGGTGCTTTCTTTGGCTGTTGCACTATTGGGACCGTTACTCTTTAAGTggcccctttttggtaattcaG TTTGTAGGGGTTCAATTTACCGTGGATTAGGACTTATGGTGGCTGCATCTCCCTGTGCATTGGCTGTAGCTCCATTGGCATATGCAACTGCAATCAGTTCTCTCGCTAGTAAG GGAATTTTGTTGAAAGGTGGTCATGTCTTAGATGCTCTTTCTGCCTGTCAGTCTATTGCTTTTGACAAGACAGGCACGTTAACAACTGGGAAGCTTACGTGCAAAGCAATCGAGCCTATCCATGGACATTTGGGTGTGACAAATGGTCATAGTGATTCGTGCTGCACTCCAAACTGTGAAAGTGAAGCTCTAGCTGTTGCTGCAGCGATGGAGAAAGGAACAACCCATCCAATTGGAAG GGCTGTTTTAGACCACTCTGTTGGAAAGGAGCTTCCAGCAGTTGCTGTAGAAAGTTTTGAATGCTTACCTGGTAGGGGAGTTGCTGCAACTTTGAGTGGTGTGAAG GCTAGAAACAACGAAAATGAGCTATCTGAGGCGTCTATTGGTTCTGTGGATTATATTTCTTCACTATACAGATCTAATGGTGAATCAGAGCAAATAAAACAAGCAGTAAGAAGTTCTGCATATGGGCCTGAATTTGTCCAAGCTGCTCTATCTGTTGATAAAAAG GTAACCCTTTTCCACTTTGAGGATGAACCCCGTTCCGGTGTTTGTGAAGTCATATCTACCTTAAGAGAGAAGGCTAAACTTCGTATCATGATGCTCACGGGAGACCATGAATCAAGTGCCCAGAGGGTTGCTAAAGCTGTTTGTATTGATGAAGTCCACTTCTCTTTAAAGCCTGAGGAAAAATTGAATAAAGTAAAAGCAGTTTCGAGGGAGGGAG GTGGAGGTTTAATAATGGTCGGTGATGGTATAAATGATGCTCCAGCTCTTGCAGCTGCAACAGTCGGAATGGTTCTAGCCCAACGTGCCAGTGCAACAGCAGTGGCTGTTGCAGATGTTCTGTTGTTGCAGGACAATATTTGTGGGGTGCCATTCTGCATTGCTAAAGCTCGCCAAACAACTTCACTG GTCAAACAAAGTGTGGCTCTGGCCTTAACTTGCATTGTTTTTGCTGCGCTTCCTTCTGTCCTGGGATTTCTTCCTCTTTGGTTGACG GTACTTCTTCATGAAGGAGGAACCCTTCTAGTGTGCCTCAACTCAATACGGGCCCTGAATGCTCCGACATGGTCCTTGGTAGACGACATCCAGCAGCTCTTAGATGGCCTAAGAAATTATTTCTCATCCAAGTTCAAAAGCTCTTCTTCAAACTATGTCACAAACACCGTTCCCTTGTAG